In Kwoniella newhampshirensis strain CBS 13917 chromosome 2, whole genome shotgun sequence, one DNA window encodes the following:
- a CDS encoding adenylosuccinate synthetase, whose amino-acid sequence MASSPQGVSVVLGAQWGDEGKGKLVDILAAEADICARCAGGNNAGHTIVVKSPQGEKTTYAFNLLPSGLINPQCKAFIGSGVVVHVPSLFNELDTLERKGLKCADRLFISDRAHLVMGFHQIVDGLKEIELGGSSIGTTKRGIGPAYSSKASRSGLRVHHLYDPSFPAKFRKLVEGRFKRYGQFEFDTEGEIEMYLAFAERLRPHVVDGPTFIHNAIKSGKKVLVEGANALMLDIDYGTYPYVTSSATAIGGVVTGLGIPPFAIKRVVGVVKAYTTRVGGGPFPTEDLEEVGHTLQEVGAEYGVVTGRRRRCGWLDLVVMRYSTMINGYTSLNLTKLDVLDGFDEIKVATGYKIDGVEIEGFPADLDRLAKVEVQYTTLPGWKKDISASTTHEDLPDNAKSYIKFIEDFLGVKIQYVGVGPGRDQNLILF is encoded by the exons ATGGCTTCAT CTCCGCAAGGGGTCTCCGTCGT TCTCGGCGCTCAATGGGGTGacgaaggaaagggaaagcTTGTCGATATCCTCGCCGCAGAGGCCGACATCTGCGCTCGATGCGCCGGTGGTAACAACGCTGGTCACACTATCGTCGTCAAGAGCCCTCAGGGCGAGAAGACGACTTATGCGTTCAACCTTTTGCCCAGTG GTCTGATCAACCCTCAATGCAAGGCCTTCATCGGCTCCGGTGTCGTCGTCCACGTTCCTTCGCTCTTCAACGAGCTGGACACCCTCGAGCGAAAGG GTCTTAAATGCGCCGACcgtctcttcatctctgaCCGAGCCCACCTCGTGATGGGCTTCCACCAGATCGTTGACGGTCTCAAGGAGATTGAGCTTGGCGGTTCCTCGATCGGTACAACCAAGAGGGGTATCGGACCCGCTTACTCTTCCAAAGCATCTCGTTCCGGTCTTCGAGTGCACCACCTCTACGATCCCAGCTTCCCCGCCAAATTCAGGAAGCTCGTCGAGGGAAGGTTCAAGCGATACGGTCAATTCGAGTTTGACACtgagggagagattgagatgtACTTG GCCTTCGCTGAGAGACTCCGACCTCACGTTGTCGATGGACCCACTTTCATCCACAATGCTATCAAATCTGGCAAGAAGGTCCTCGTCGAGGGCGCCAATGCCCTTATGCTTGATATCGACTACGGAACATATCCTTACGTGACCTCCTCTGCCACCGCTATCGGTGGTGTAGTGACCGGTCTTGGTATTCCCCCCTTCGCCATCAAGCGAGTCGTCGGTGTCGTCAAAGCGTACACCACTCGTGTCGGTGGTGGACCTTTCCCCACTGAGGATCTCGAGGAGGTCGGTCACACATTGCAAGAGGTCGGTGCCGAATACGGTGTGGTCactggaaggagaagacgtTGTGGATGGTTAGATTTGGTCGTCATGAGATATTCTACCATGATCAACGGCTACACAAGTCTCAACCTTACCAAGCTTGATGTCCTGGACGGatttgacgagatcaaggtTGCTACCGGTTACAAGATCGATGGTGTAGAGATCGAAGGCTTCCCTG CTGATCTCGACCGACTCGCCAAGGTTGAAGTGCAGTACACCACTCTCCCcggttggaagaaggacatcTCCGCTTCTACCACCCACGAGGACCTCCCAGACAACGCCAAGTCTTACATCAAGTTCATCGAGGACTTCTTGGGTGTCAAGATCCAATATGTCGGTGTCGGACCTGGTAGAGATCAGAACTTGATCCTGTTCTAG
- a CDS encoding 4-aminobutyrate transaminase, with protein sequence MSTRSFTRIASRLSIPRSQSRTTIPFVRTYVTPTSTKSGAAALAQQPQHHDEVDAMPAPVRTAAQWADFGRDHVSHGLGRLRDHVVVKGEGLDLYTAEGKKLLDFTAGIGVTNLGHCHPTVSQAAAAQINTLVHLQCSIAFHAPYLQLIERLLPIMPHPSLDQFFFWNSGSEANEAAIKVARKATGRQNIIVFQGAYHGRTMGSGAMTRSKPIYTQGSGPLMPGVFASAYPYWHSLGVNPSTSEEELVRLAKHQLDLVLRQQTNPSDVAAIFIEPVQGEGGYVPCPPAFMHHLREVCDKHGIVLVVDEVQTGFFRTGKYFAIDHISPSFRPDIMVFAKGVANGFPISGIVSNKELMGALDVGSMGGTYAGNAVACAAGIAAQDVYASGEIETNVEARSEQLYVTLNRLATSPKTRHLIADVRGVGLMAAVEFRSAADDLTHEGLPEGTTIPKNIGKRVQDYCLDKDLLVLTTSCFDTIRFIPALVVSEEQMSRAMKIVTEAVEKVALEG encoded by the exons ATGTCGACTCGATCTTTCACCAGAATCGCATCACGTCTCTCCATCCCTCGATCTCAATCCCGAACGACCATCCCCTTCGTCAGGACATACGTTACACCGACCTCGACTAAATCAGGTGCCGCTGCTCTTGCCCAACAACCCCAACATCACGACGAAGTAGACGCCATGCCCGCCCCTGTTCGGACTGCCGCTCAGTGGGCTGATTTCGGGCGTGATCACGTTTCGCACGGTCTTGGCCGATTGAGAGACCATGTGGTCGTCAAAGGTGAAGGTCTTGACCTTTACACTGCTGAGGGCAAGAAGTTGCTCGACTTCACTGCTGGTATCGGAGTGACCAATCTTGgaca CTGCCACCCCACCGTCTCCCAAGCTGCCGCTGCCCAGATCAACACCCTTGTCCACCTCCAATGCTCCATCGCCTTCCACGCTCCTTACctccagctcatcgagCGTCTACTTCCCATCATGcctcacccttctctcgaccagttcttcttctggaaCTCTGGTTCCGAGGCCAACGAAGCTGCTATCAAAGTCGCTCGAAAGGCCACCGGTCGACAGAACATTATCGTCTTCCAAGGTGCTTACCACGGAAGGACCATGGGTTCAGGTGCCATGACTAGGTCCAAACCCATTTACACTCAGGGTTCCGGTCctttgatg CCTGGTGTCTTCGCCTCCGCTTACCCTTACTGGCACTCTCTCGGTGTCAACCCTTCGACTTCTGAGGAGGAGCTTGTCCGACTCGCCAAGCACCAGCtcgaccttgtcctccGACAACAGACCAATCCGTCCGACGTCGCCGCCATCTTCATCGAGCCCGTTCAGGGCGAGGG TGGTTACGTTCCCTGCCCTCCTGCATTTATGCACCACCTCCGAGAGGTCTGTGACAAGCACGgcatcgtcctcgttgTCGATGAGGTCCAGACTGGATTCTTCCGAACTGGTAAATACTTTGCCATCGACCACATCTCCCCGTCTTTCCGACCCGACATCATGGTCTTCGCCAAGGGTGTCGCCAACGGTTTCCCCATCTCCGGTATTGTCTCCAACAAGGAGTTGATGGGCGCTCTCGATGTCGGTTCTATGGGTGGTACATACGCCGGTAACGCCGTCGCTTGTGCTGCTGGTATTGCCGCTCAGGATGTTTACGCTTCCGGCGAGATCGAGACCAACGTCGAAGCTCGTTCCGAACAGCTTTACGTTACCTTGAACAGACTTGCCACTTCCCCCAAGACCAGGCATCTCATCGCCGATGTTCGAGGTGTCGGTCTCATGGCCGCAGTCGAATTCCGATCTGCTGCCGACGATCTCACTCACGAGGGTCTTCCCGAGGGGACCACCATCCCCAAGAATATCGGAAAGCGAGTCCAGGACTACTGTCTCGACAAGGACCTCTTGGTCCTGACAACATCTTGTTTCGACACCATCAGATTCATCCCCGCTTTAGTTGTTTCGGAGGAACAGATGAGCAGGGCCATGAAGATCGTCACCGAGGCCGTGGAGAAGGTTGCTCTTGAGGGTTAA
- a CDS encoding dihydroorotate dehydrogenase (fumarate): protein MSRLPMTALRRPFLSSSTSTLLRAPRVISSSGRRHTSTGPSSPPRRYLSTTLLLGSGVLLLAYYYDSRSLLHEHVVMPLVRYAVDPEEGHKLAVRVLGWDKWARPRDMGVDGAELQAELFGFRLKNPVGIAAGFDKDADAIDGLFDLGFGYVEVGSVTPEPQPGNSKPRFFRLEEDDAAINRYGFNSLGHGHALGRLRARLVAFSQAHPSLFPSPLPPNPLPPSGLPRSLRPGQLLAVNLGKNKSSAADSNEDYVRGVRTLGPYADVVVINVSSPNTPGLRALQGRQVLEKLLTEVVEERDRIAAGTGLPKIAVKVASDLSEDELADVASAVRSSGVEGVIVSNTTVRRKELGLTSARQDEIGGLSGKPLFPYALQALKTLRPLLPPSIPLIGCGGISTGSDALSMVQAGASIVQVYTTFGYRGVGTPRLIKDEITQSLVGTGSSWREEIGKDWKSTGLTMGWDEKRLYQESQAVKKEAEGLGELLRQLTEKEGVAKLVQEAEAALGIVKKTASEEEEGKGTEAETASRDNAMGAVEAPPSGTDTLTPTTGLGEAAPVSAQSPKTRSIEHAPTEDDGPGIGAPSVGEALMSEPVPVDLGPVVVLDVAAETAGESENEWTRSVHSGQRRLV, encoded by the exons ATGTCCCGTCTCCCCATGACCGCCCTCCGTCGACCTTtcctctcgtcttcgacctcAACGCTCCTTCGAGCTCCACGCGTGATATCGTCGAGCGGGAGACGACATACCTCCACCGGTCCAAGCTCTCCCCCTCGTCGATACCTCTCCACTACCCTGCTCCTTGGATCAGGTGTACTTCTCCTGGCGTATTACTACGACTCGAGATCATTGCTACACGAACATGTCGTCATGCCATTGGTGCGATACGCTGTGGACCCGGAAGAAGGACACAAGCTGGCAGTAAGGGTTTTGGGTTGGGACAAGTGGGCTAGACCAAGAGATATGGGTGTAGACGGGGCTGAGCTGCAAGCTGAG CTCTTCGGTTTCAGACTGAAGAACCCGGTTGGTATTGCTGCTGGGTTCGACAAAGATGCAGATGCCATTGACGGACTTTTCGACCTTGGGTTTGGATACGTAGAAGTCGGAAGTGTCACACCAGAACCCCAA CCTGGGAACTCTAAACCTCGTTTCTTCCgactggaagaagacgatgcTGCGATCAATCGATATGGGTTCAACTCGCTAGGACACGGTCATGCTCTTGGTCGATTACGAGCTCGACTCGTCGCTTTCTCTCAAGCTCatccctccctcttcccatcccctcttcctcccaaccctctccctccctctgGTCTGCCCCGTTCTCTTCGACCCGGTCAACTGTTGGCGGTCAACCTAGGAAAGAACAAGAGCTCAGCTGCTGACTCCAACGAGGATTATGTCCGGGGTGTACGAACTCTCGGACCTTATGCCGATGTCGTCGTGATCAACGTTTCAAGTCCCAATACACCGGGACTGAGAGCGTTGCAAGGAAGACAGGTGTTGGAGAAATTGTTGAccgaggtggtggaagagcgagatAGGATTGCGGCAGGGACAGGATTACCGAAAATCGCGGTCAAGGTCGCTTCGGATCTgagtgaggatgagttAGCAGATGTGGCTAGCGCAGTCAGGAGTAGTGGTGTGGAAGGTGTCATTGTCAGCAACACCACTGTGAGACGGAAAGAGCTCGGATTAACATCAG CTCGTCAAGATGAGATCGGAGGTCTCTCTGGCAAACCCCTCTTCCCCTATGCTCTCCAAGCATTGAAAACGCTTCgaccccttcttcccccttcgATCCCCTTGATAGGCTGTGGTGGCATCTCTACCGGTTCCGACGCTCTGTCCATGGTTCAAGCCGGTGCTTCCATCGTGCAAGTCTACACCACCTTCGGCTACAGAGGTGTAGGTACACCCCGACTGATCAAAGATGAAATCACCCAGTCGCTCGTTGGGACTGGATCCagctggagagaagagattgggAAAGATTGGAAATCGACTGGACTGACCATGGGTtgggatgagaagagattgTATCAGGAGAGCCAAGctgtcaagaaggaagcggaaggatTGGGCGAATTATTACGACAGTtgacggagaaggaaggcgTTGCAAAGCTCGTccaagaagcagaggcgGCTTTGGGTATAGTCAAGAAAACAGCatcagaggaggaggaaggtaAAGGAACAGAAGCTGAGACCGCATCGAGGGATAATGCGATGGGAGCAGTGGAAGCTCCTCCATCTGGGACGGACACGCTAACTCCGACAACTGGTTTGGGGGAAGCAGCTCCTGTTTCTGCTCAGTCACCCAAAACAAGGTCTATCGAACATGCTCCAACTGAGGATGATGGCCCTGGCATCGGCGCACCTTCTGTCGGCGAGGCGTTGATGTCAGAACCCGTCCCGGTAGACTTGGGACCCGTCGTGGTGCTAGATGTCGCTGCCGAGACAGCTGGAGAAAGTGAGAACGAGTGGACTCGATCTGTTCATAGCGGACAACGTAGGTTGGTCTAA
- a CDS encoding kynurenine 3-monooxygenase: MTQSRPRKALIIGAGPVGALTALSLHRRGWEVEVWESRDDPRGKDAAPSNLRSINLAISSRGLEALRSVDPSLAEQFQAEAIPMKGRMIHHVDGKQESQLYDPIHGQCINSISRPILNQRLVESLPTDIKLRFNAKLSNVDFAKRTAYGSSPADKKHKKKAVPGEEHDDGAIGAGGKEGKAEDKGGDKEDKEGTAFDLVIGCDGSWSKVRTSMMRMDRLDFSQQFIPHAYIELHMPADPTKPGGYAIDKNHLHIWPRHAFMLIGLPNKDGSFTLTLFCPFSSLATLDTREAAASFFKENFPSAVEIVGEKRLLDDFEKNPRGNLVTINVSPSVWSSHAVLLGDASHSMVPFYGQGLNCGLEDVRVLNSVLEKHRITSTTSLPLGETDPALELALKSYSLERHEDLKAICELALQNYTEMRSHVLSPLHHLRRHLDTVLTKLFRTSSTATLSLTDAFPTKRVRGWTSLYEMVTFRPDVGYSEALRKEKAQRDIMAWAGWVGGAALAGGVGAVGLTLARKWAERR; encoded by the exons ATGACCCAATCAAGACCCCGCAAAGCACTCATCATCGGCGCAGGACCCGTCGGCGCTCTCACGGCACTCAGTCTCCATCGACGCGGATGGGAAGTGGAGGTATGGGAATCGCGAGACG ATCcgagagggaaagatgCCGCACCATCTAACTTGAGGTCTATCAATCTGGCTATCTCATCTCGTGGTTTGGAAGCTCTCAGAAGTGTCGATCCGTCGTTAG CCGAACAATTTCAGGCCGAGGCGATCCCGATGAAAGGACGGATGATTCATCATGTCGATGGGAAACAAGAATCGCAGCTGTACGATCCGATTCACGGTCAG TGCATCAACTCGATCAGCCGACCTATCCTCAATCAACGTCTTGTCGAATCCCTGCCGACCGATATCAAACTTCGTTTCAACGCGAAGCTGTCCAACGTCGACTTCGCGAAGCGAACAGCCTACGGCTCGAGTCCCGCCGACAAGAAgcacaagaagaaggccgTACCCGGGGAAGagcatgatgatggtgcGATCGGGGCCGGAGGCAAGGAGGGGAAAGCGGAGGATAAGGGGGGAGATAAAGAGGATAAAGAGGGGACTGCTTTCGATCTGGTCATTGGCTGTGATGGGAGTTGGTCAAAAGTCAGGACATCGATGATGCGTATGGACAG ACTTGATTTTTCACAACAATTCATCCCACACGCATATATCGAGCTACATATGCCTGCAGATCCAACGAAGCCAGGCGGATACGCCATCGACAAGAACCATCTGCACATCTGGCCAAGACACGCTTTCATGCTCATCGGTCTTCCGAACAAG GACGGATCATTTACCCTCACTCTTTTCTGCCCCTTTTCGTCACTGGCAACTCTCGATACCCGAGAGGCCGCTGCGAGTTTCTTCAAGGAAAACTTCCCTTCGGCAGTTGAGATTGtcggagagaagagactgCTAGATGACTTTGAGAAGAACCCAAGGGGAAACTTGGTCACGATCAAC GTCTCACCTTCGGTCTGGTCTTCCCATGCTGTGTTGCTTGGAGACGCATCACACAGTATGGTTCC GTTTTACGGCCAAGGGCTCAACTGCGGCCTCGAGGATGTCAGAGTGCTCAACTCCGTCCTCGAGAAGCACAGGATAACTTCTACGACTAGTCTCCCTCTCGGCGAGACCGATCCAGCATTAGAGCTCGCTCTGAAATCTTACTCGCTCGAAAGACATGAAGATCTCAAGGCTATCTGTGAATTGGCCTTGCAGAACTA TACCGAGATGCGTTCTCATGTCTTATCACCATTacaccatcttcgtcgtcatctcgATACTGTCCTTACGAAACTGTTCCGcacatcctccaccgccactCTCTCGCTCACCGACGCCTTTCCCACCAAACGTGTTCGTGGTTGGACGAGTCTGTATGAGATGGTGACGTTCCGACCTGATGTGGGGTACAGTGAAGCCCtaaggaaggagaaggcgcAAAGGGATATCATGGCTTGGGCAGGCTGGGTTGGAGGTGCTGCATTGGCTGGTGGTGTGGGAGCGGTCGGATTGACATTGGCCAGGAAATGGGccgagaggagatga